In Deinococcus proteolyticus MRP, a single genomic region encodes these proteins:
- a CDS encoding aldo/keto reductase, which produces MNQPQEQPPLNSGGDSAASPLAAAAGTFALGGEMPVARLGFGALHTVGRSGWGEPADIQAVRELLALVPQLGINLIDTADAYGPHLSEELIRQVLHPYDTVIVATKGGQVRPGPGEWRPLGRPEYLKQAAQLSRRRLGVESIDLWQLHRIDRRVPRDEQFCALRELRDEGVIRHVGLSECQVEDIEVAQRYVPVATVQNQYNLVHRRSENVLNYCAEHGIGFMPWNPLGAGRLAAGGGALAEVAAELGATPAQTALAWLLRRSPVMLPIPGTARPAHLRENVAAASLLLSDEQFARLDRAGRSEWQRELSEEEDLL; this is translated from the coding sequence ATGAACCAACCACAAGAACAGCCCCCCCTGAATTCGGGGGGCGACAGTGCTGCCTCTCCGCTGGCGGCTGCGGCTGGAACTTTCGCGCTGGGCGGCGAAATGCCGGTGGCCCGCCTGGGCTTCGGTGCCCTGCATACGGTGGGGCGCAGCGGCTGGGGCGAGCCGGCCGACATTCAGGCGGTCCGCGAATTGCTGGCATTGGTACCGCAGCTGGGTATCAACCTGATAGACACGGCCGACGCCTACGGCCCTCACCTGAGCGAGGAACTGATTCGCCAGGTGCTGCACCCCTACGACACGGTTATCGTGGCGACCAAGGGCGGGCAGGTGCGCCCCGGCCCCGGTGAATGGCGCCCGCTGGGCCGCCCCGAGTATCTCAAGCAGGCGGCGCAGCTCTCGCGCCGCCGCCTGGGCGTAGAAAGCATCGACCTGTGGCAGCTGCACCGTATCGACCGCCGGGTGCCGCGTGACGAGCAGTTCTGTGCTCTCCGTGAGCTGCGTGACGAGGGCGTGATTCGCCATGTGGGCCTGAGCGAGTGCCAGGTGGAAGACATCGAGGTGGCGCAGCGTTATGTTCCGGTGGCGACGGTGCAGAACCAGTACAACCTGGTTCACCGCCGCAGCGAGAATGTCCTGAACTACTGCGCCGAGCACGGTATCGGGTTTATGCCCTGGAATCCGCTGGGGGCAGGCCGGCTGGCCGCAGGCGGCGGCGCTCTGGCCGAGGTGGCTGCTGAGCTGGGAGCCACTCCGGCTCAGACGGCGCTGGCCTGGCTGCTGCGCCGCAGCCCGGTGATGCTGCCGATTCCGGGCACGGCCCGCCCCGCCCACCTGCGCGAGAACGTGGCCGCCGCCTCGCTGCTCCTCAGCGACGAGCAGTTTGCCCGGCTGGACCGGGCCGGGCGCAGCGAGTGGCAGCGGGAACTGAGCGAGGAAGAGGACCTGCTGTAG
- a CDS encoding nitroreductase family protein, whose product MELLDGLMARRTTNGPFRPDPVSREHQRILMRVAQAAPSHFNSQPWRFVLIEDPVTIGRIADIAGQSMTELIDAGVFFERYRRYFRFSQAEMEERRDGIHIDHLPAPLRPFTRQIFSDSGLSLMRRLGVPKKLGEDNRRLVAGSPLLMAVLLDKEEYRPGELSGFYSVFGMGAAVENIWNAVGELGMGIQFVSTPMEIPRHWQSIRELLNVPPELELMAVYRLGYLPADQARPSIDWSSRHRKRLSQYVYREKVGQPEQDS is encoded by the coding sequence ATGGAACTTCTCGATGGGCTGATGGCCCGCCGCACCACCAACGGCCCTTTCCGGCCGGACCCGGTCAGCCGTGAACACCAGCGCATCCTGATGCGGGTGGCGCAGGCCGCGCCCAGCCATTTCAACTCGCAGCCCTGGCGTTTCGTGCTGATCGAGGACCCGGTCACCATTGGGCGCATTGCCGACATCGCCGGGCAGAGCATGACCGAGCTGATTGACGCTGGGGTATTTTTCGAGCGTTACCGCCGCTACTTCCGCTTCTCGCAGGCCGAGATGGAAGAGCGGCGCGACGGCATCCATATCGACCATCTGCCTGCCCCGCTGCGGCCGTTTACCCGGCAGATTTTCAGCGATTCGGGCCTCAGCCTGATGCGGCGACTGGGCGTGCCGAAAAAACTGGGCGAGGACAACCGCCGCCTGGTGGCCGGCAGCCCGCTGCTGATGGCTGTGCTGCTGGACAAGGAGGAATACCGCCCCGGCGAGCTGAGCGGCTTTTACTCGGTGTTCGGCATGGGCGCGGCGGTAGAGAACATCTGGAACGCAGTGGGCGAGCTGGGCATGGGGATTCAGTTCGTGTCCACGCCGATGGAAATCCCCCGGCACTGGCAGAGCATCCGCGAGCTGCTGAACGTGCCGCCCGAGCTGGAACTGATGGCGGTGTACCGCCTGGGCTACCTGCCGGCGGACCAGGCCCGGCCCAGCATCGACTGGAGCAGCCGCCACCGCAAGCGGCTGTCACAGTACGTGTACCGCGAAAAGGTGGGCCAGCCCGAGCAGGACAGCTAA
- a CDS encoding MFS transporter, which produces MTQSAHAATLSDPTSRRVLLASLVGSTIEWFDYFLYGTVAGLVFNKLFFPTEDPAVGLLLSYASFALAFFIRPFGGVLFSHIGDRIGRKQTLVLTLTLMGLATVGMGLLPTYESIGIWAPVLLITLRLIQGLGIGGEWGGALLLAVEHAPRERRGLFGSVPQMGVALGMLLGTVALSLMTLLPDEQFLSWGWRVPFLFSAVLIAFGLWIRRGIDETPSFRAAQQSGELAAVPLVETLRTHWREVLIAVGAKVVETAPFYIFSTFVVSYATTQLGFDRTGTLLAVTVGTVVTTLLIPVMGALSDRVGRKPLYIGGAAAMALFAFPYFWLLQQGSLPLLILATVIGLGVIWAPITAVLGTMFSEIFRSNVRYTGITLGYQIGAALAGGTAPLVATALLNAYDNSYVPVALYIILAALISLAAVVPVRERQGEHLDPLPGGRVG; this is translated from the coding sequence ATGACCCAGTCTGCCCATGCTGCCACCCTTTCCGACCCCACCTCGCGCCGGGTCCTGCTTGCCAGCCTGGTGGGCAGCACCATCGAGTGGTTCGACTACTTTCTGTACGGCACGGTGGCCGGGCTGGTGTTCAACAAGCTCTTTTTCCCCACCGAGGACCCGGCGGTGGGCCTGCTGCTCTCGTACGCCTCGTTCGCGCTGGCCTTTTTTATTCGCCCGTTCGGCGGGGTGCTATTCAGCCATATCGGGGACCGCATCGGGCGCAAGCAGACGCTGGTGCTCACCCTGACGCTGATGGGCCTGGCGACCGTGGGCATGGGGCTGCTGCCCACCTATGAAAGCATCGGTATCTGGGCACCGGTACTGCTGATTACGCTGCGGCTGATTCAGGGCCTGGGCATCGGCGGCGAATGGGGCGGGGCGCTGCTGCTGGCGGTGGAACACGCGCCCAGGGAGCGGCGCGGCCTGTTCGGGAGCGTGCCCCAGATGGGCGTAGCGCTGGGCATGCTGCTGGGCACGGTGGCCCTGTCGCTGATGACCCTGCTGCCCGACGAACAGTTCCTGAGCTGGGGCTGGCGGGTGCCGTTTCTCTTCAGCGCCGTGCTGATCGCCTTCGGGCTGTGGATTCGCCGTGGAATAGACGAAACGCCGTCATTCAGGGCCGCGCAGCAAAGCGGCGAACTGGCCGCAGTGCCCCTGGTAGAAACCCTGCGGACCCACTGGCGCGAGGTGCTGATTGCGGTTGGGGCCAAGGTGGTCGAGACGGCACCCTTTTACATCTTCAGTACTTTTGTGGTGTCCTACGCCACCACCCAACTGGGCTTTGACCGCACGGGGACGCTGCTGGCCGTCACAGTGGGCACCGTAGTCACCACCCTGCTGATTCCGGTGATGGGCGCCCTGTCGGACCGCGTGGGCCGCAAGCCGCTGTACATCGGCGGGGCCGCCGCCATGGCGCTGTTCGCCTTCCCCTACTTCTGGCTGCTGCAACAAGGTTCCCTGCCGCTGCTGATTCTGGCGACCGTCATTGGGTTGGGGGTCATCTGGGCACCGATTACGGCGGTGCTGGGCACCATGTTCTCGGAAATCTTCCGTTCCAACGTGCGCTACACCGGCATCACGCTGGGCTACCAGATCGGGGCAGCACTGGCCGGGGGCACTGCCCCGCTGGTCGCCACCGCGCTGCTGAACGCCTACGACAATTCCTATGTGCCGGTGGCCCTGTACATCATTCTGGCCGCGCTGATTTCGCTGGCGGCCGTGGTCCCGGTACGCGAGCGGCAGGGCGAGCACCTCGACCCGCTGCCGGGCGGGCGGGTAGGCTGA
- a CDS encoding ornithine cyclodeaminase family protein — translation MLILGEDQIRSFYGMREAIRDLTPALRAEHAGQVQNPPRLVLDVPEREASALYMPSAIGGLGAVGCKVVTVFPQNPARSLPTIQGVTLLTEADTGQHVALLSASYLTRLRTGALTGIAAHHLARAQASRLGVIGTGGMALEQIRAVQEVRPLTELRLFNRTAAKAAALAEELRPELPGVDIQVSPSAEALVEASDMVVAATQSSTPVFSGEALQPGTFLSGIGSYLPSMREVDETTIRRADKVVLDTLEGTRHEAGELIHAEQQGFWSFTQAHSDLAGVVAGARAGRETEAEIIFFKCVGAAYFDLAVTLGAYHEAQRQGLGTEVQL, via the coding sequence ATGCTGATTCTGGGCGAAGACCAAATCCGCTCCTTTTACGGGATGCGGGAAGCCATCCGTGACCTGACACCGGCGCTGCGGGCCGAACACGCCGGGCAGGTGCAGAACCCGCCCCGGCTGGTGCTGGACGTGCCGGAGCGGGAAGCCTCGGCGCTGTACATGCCCAGTGCCATCGGCGGGCTGGGGGCAGTGGGCTGCAAGGTGGTGACTGTCTTTCCGCAGAATCCGGCGCGCAGCCTGCCCACCATTCAGGGCGTGACCCTGCTGACCGAGGCCGACACCGGACAGCATGTGGCGCTGCTCAGCGCTTCTTATCTGACCCGCCTGCGGACCGGCGCCCTGACCGGCATCGCCGCCCACCATCTGGCCCGCGCTCAGGCGTCGCGCCTGGGGGTCATCGGCACCGGAGGCATGGCACTGGAACAGATTCGCGCGGTGCAGGAGGTGCGCCCGCTGACCGAACTGCGGCTGTTCAACCGCACCGCCGCCAAGGCCGCAGCGCTGGCCGAGGAACTGCGCCCCGAGCTGCCCGGTGTGGACATTCAGGTCTCCCCCAGTGCCGAAGCCCTGGTCGAAGCCTCCGACATGGTGGTGGCGGCCACCCAGTCGAGCACCCCGGTCTTCAGCGGCGAGGCGCTGCAACCCGGCACCTTTCTCAGCGGCATCGGCTCTTACCTGCCTTCCATGCGCGAGGTGGATGAAACCACCATTCGCCGCGCCGACAAGGTCGTGCTGGACACGCTGGAAGGCACCCGCCACGAGGCCGGCGAGCTGATTCACGCCGAGCAGCAGGGGTTCTGGAGCTTCACGCAGGCCCACTCGGACCTGGCCGGCGTGGTGGCCGGCGCCAGAGCAGGCCGCGAGACAGAAGCCGAAATCATCTTCTTCAAGTGCGTGGGCGCCGCCTACTTCGACCTGGCCGTGACGCTGGGCGCCTACCACGAGGCGCAGCGGCAGGGCCTGGGCACCGAAGTGCAGCTGTAA